One region of Paenibacillus polymyxa M1 genomic DNA includes:
- a CDS encoding LysR substrate-binding domain-containing protein, translating into MFDEELVLIAEPGLHQMPEVLGKPMLFFEIGCTHRIQTEAFLHSRGVHTLNVMEFGTLNTILSGVSAGIGVSLLPRSSAVQAELRGEVLVISLPEPYCRLEVGLVHAQSEHLSAALRRLLEIMTTRG; encoded by the coding sequence ATGAAGAACTGGTTCTGATTGCGGAACCCGGCTTGCATCAGATGCCCGAAGTATTAGGTAAACCGATGTTGTTCTTTGAGATCGGGTGTACACACAGAATTCAAACTGAAGCTTTTCTACATAGCCGTGGTGTCCATACGCTCAATGTAATGGAATTTGGTACACTGAACACGATCCTAAGTGGTGTATCTGCCGGAATAGGGGTATCTTTACTCCCGCGATCTTCGGCTGTTCAAGCCGAATTAAGAGGAGAGGTTTTAGTGATATCTTTGCCAGAGCCATACTGCAGGTTGGAAGTGGGACTTGTACATGCCCAAAGTGAACATCTATCGGCCGCATTACGTCGCTTGCTGGAGATAATGACAACCAGGGGCTAA